The segment GTGGAAAAAATATCCGATTCCATACGAAGCACCCTCGGGATCTCCCCAAAGGTCAAACTGGTGGAACCCCGGAGCCTGCAGCGTTTTGAAGGCAAGGCGGAAAGAGTTGTGGATAAACGCGAGAGATAGAATCTCAAATCTCAGAGGAGATAATAAATCAGGGCACTACCATAGGCTATGAACTGTTTGCATATCAGTTTTTTGAGATCTGAGATCTGAGATCTGAGATCGCGTTACGGGGGTTTTATGAAACGCGCGTTAATAACCGGCATCACCGGTCAGGACGGCTCCTACCTCGCTGAATTTTTGTTGAACAAAGGTTACGAGGTTCACGGGATCATAAGGCGTGCCAGCACTTTCAACACCGATCGAGTCGACCATATCTACGTTGATCCCCACGCCACCGACGCGGCATTTTTTCTGCATTACGGCGATCTGGCCGATTCCGGTCAGATAGACAACCTGATCTACAACATTGAACCGCATGAGATCTACCATCTCGGAGCCCAGAGCCATGTGAGGGTCAGTTTTGACATCCCTGAATACACAGGTGATGTTACCGGGCTTGGGACAACGCGGATCCTGGAAGCCGTTCGAAGAAGCGGCGTAAAATCCCGACTGTACCAGGCATCCAGCAGCGAACTGTACGGTAACTCTCCGCCACCCCAGAACGAGAACACACCTTTTAAACCGCGCAGTCCTTACGCTGCTGCAAAGCTCTACGCATACTGGATGACGGTCAATTACCGCGAGGCTTATGATATTCACGCCAGTAACGGTATTATGTTCAACCATGAAAGCCCCAGGAGGGGTGAGACCTTTGTCACCAGGAAGATAACAAGGGCTTTGGCAAGCATCCTCGCAGGGAAGCAGGACAAGATTTTCCTGGGGAACCTCAAATCCCGGAGAGACTGGGGTTTTGCCCCCGAATACATTGAAGCCATGTGGCTCATCCTCCAGCAGGATAAACCAGGCGATTACGTTATTGCCACCGGACAGGCCTATTCCGTGGAAGAGTTCCTCCAGGAAGCCTTCAGCTACGCGGGCCTGGATCCCAAAAAACATGTGGAGATCGATCCAAAATATTTCCGGCCCACCGAGGTGGATGTTCTGATCGGTGATGCGAGCCGGGCCAGGGAGGTACTTGAGTGGGAACCAAAGGTCTCGTTCAGGGAACTGGTGCGTATTATGGTGGACGCTGACATGGAAGCTCAGGGCCTTGACGCCATTGGCGAGGGACAAACCGTTCTGAAGGACAAGGGCCTGGATTGGATGGGGAAACCTTAATGGGAGGTTTTTTTTGGAATTAAAAGGTAAAAAAATTCTTCTTACGGGCGGCAGCGGTTTCCTGGGTAAATTCGTCCAGAAGGAACTTATGGCAAGCGGTGTGCGTGAAGAAGATATCCGCATACCTAATCACCTGGATAACGATCTCAGGGTATGGAAAAACTGCGAGGAAGCAGTCCTTGGGATGGACCTGGTGGTCCACCTTGCGGCAAGCGTAGGCGGGATCGGGTTCAACCAGCGAAATCCGGGGGTCCTTTTCTACGATAACATGATCATGGGTGCCCACCTCATGGAGGCGGCCCGCAAGCGTGGTGTTGAAAAGTTTATTCAGATAGGAACGGTTTGCGCCTACCCCAAGTTCACACCGGTACCGTTTAAAGAAGACAATCTCTGGGACGGGTACCCTGAAGAGACAAACGCTCCCTATGGTGTCGCCAAAAAAGCACTCCTCGTCCAGGCTCAGGCTTACAGACAACAGTACGGGTTAAACGCCATCTATCTCCTCCCGGTAAACCTTTACGGTCCGGGGGACAACTTCCACCTGGAAGATTCCCACGTAATACCTGCCCTTATCCGAAAGTGCGTCGAAGCGGTGGATTCCGGTTCGGACACCATCACAGTCTGGGGTACCGGGGAACCAACACGGGAGTTTCTCTATGTGGAAGACTGCGCCAGAGGGATTGTTCTGGCTGCCCGGGACTACGACGATCCTGAACCGGTGAACCTGGGATCCGGCGAGGAGATCAGCATCAGGGATCTAATTACCCTTATTGCCCGAATAACCGGGTTTGACGGAAACATACTCTGGGACGCGACCAGACCTGACGGGCAGCCTCGCCGATGTCTCGATACGGAAAGGGCCGGGAAGTTCGGTTTCAAAGCGGAGGTTTCCTTTGAAGACGGAATAGCCAGAACGGTCCAGTGGTATATTGAGAAAGGGGAGGGGGCGCTATGAATGAGCTATATGCGCTGATCCTCGCAGGGGGGTCCGGGACACGCCTTTGGCCTATGAGCCGGCAGGCATCCCCCAAGCAGCTCATAAGCCTGGGAAGGGAGTTGAGCCTTTTCCAGGAGACGGTGAGCAGGATCAGGACAA is part of the bacterium genome and harbors:
- a CDS encoding GDP-L-fucose synthase; this encodes MELKGKKILLTGGSGFLGKFVQKELMASGVREEDIRIPNHLDNDLRVWKNCEEAVLGMDLVVHLAASVGGIGFNQRNPGVLFYDNMIMGAHLMEAARKRGVEKFIQIGTVCAYPKFTPVPFKEDNLWDGYPEETNAPYGVAKKALLVQAQAYRQQYGLNAIYLLPVNLYGPGDNFHLEDSHVIPALIRKCVEAVDSGSDTITVWGTGEPTREFLYVEDCARGIVLAARDYDDPEPVNLGSGEEISIRDLITLIARITGFDGNILWDATRPDGQPRRCLDTERAGKFGFKAEVSFEDGIARTVQWYIEKGEGAL
- the gmd gene encoding GDP-mannose 4,6-dehydratase is translated as MKRALITGITGQDGSYLAEFLLNKGYEVHGIIRRASTFNTDRVDHIYVDPHATDAAFFLHYGDLADSGQIDNLIYNIEPHEIYHLGAQSHVRVSFDIPEYTGDVTGLGTTRILEAVRRSGVKSRLYQASSSELYGNSPPPQNENTPFKPRSPYAAAKLYAYWMTVNYREAYDIHASNGIMFNHESPRRGETFVTRKITRALASILAGKQDKIFLGNLKSRRDWGFAPEYIEAMWLILQQDKPGDYVIATGQAYSVEEFLQEAFSYAGLDPKKHVEIDPKYFRPTEVDVLIGDASRAREVLEWEPKVSFRELVRIMVDADMEAQGLDAIGEGQTVLKDKGLDWMGKP